Proteins co-encoded in one Schistocerca cancellata isolate TAMUIC-IGC-003103 chromosome 5, iqSchCanc2.1, whole genome shotgun sequence genomic window:
- the LOC126188039 gene encoding protein transport protein Sec61 subunit beta: protein MPAAPSSTSVGAGSRSPTKAVAPRAGSGGTVRQRKTTSSTASSGRSRNQGPGSGGMWRFYTDDSPGIKVGPVPVLVMSLLFIASVFMLHIWGKYTRST from the exons ATG CCAGCAGCACCGAGTTCGACATCTGTTGGAGCTGGAAGTAGATCACCAACAAAAGCTGTTGCCCCCAGAGCAGGAAGCGGAGGGACAGTAAGGCAACG taAAACCACATccagcacagcatcatcaggacGTAGCCGAAACCAAGGACCCGGAAGTGGAGGCATGTGGAGGTTCTACACGGATGACTCTCCTGGAATAAAAGT GGGCCCTGTCCCAGTGCTTGTCATGTCACTGCTATTCATTGCCTCCGTTTTTATGCTGCACATATGGGGAAAGTACACAAGAAGCACATAA